In the genome of Cryptomeria japonica chromosome 8, Sugi_1.0, whole genome shotgun sequence, one region contains:
- the LOC131043819 gene encoding receptor-like protein 53 → MEAMFSCGRVAFAIITILCCFTSPAIACPFPERNLLLDFKAAVVDEDNTLTSWHGFNCCTWRGVSCNLRTGHVSRLDLSGYNLKGNISSSLFQLARLEHLDLSDNLFKAYQIWRAWNTSLAEVNISASKEWGEAVGSLSKLQQLSMSDCGLGGQIPNSLLNLTSLLHLDLSENYLSAHIPAWFENVTGRLLSLDLSWNKNLGGDISFIGQRKSSLSLTSIGLSMTAIKGRIPSAILNISCLEHLRLSYTRIEGEIPASIENLLSLQSLDLSDTRIEGVIPSAIGNVSSLKSLYLCDISIEGEFPVSILNLSKLVELDLSYNMLTGVIPASLDSLSSLVSLELYANELNGTIPSTISNLVNLRRISLHSNSLSGLISLSVFDNLTRLMSCIFLTIS, encoded by the exons ATGGAAGCTATGTTTTCATGTGGCAGAGTTGcatttgcaattataacaatattatGCTGCTTCACTTCCCCTGCAATTGCATGCCCCTTCCCTGAAAGAAATCTTCTCCTGGATTTCAAGGCAGCCGTTGTAGATGAGGATAACACGCTAACTTCCTGGCACGGATTCAATTGCTGCACGTGGAGAGGAGTCAGTTGTAATCTCCGCACAGGCCATGTTTCTCGACTGGATCTGAGTggatacaatttgaaaggtaacaTCAGTTCATCGCTGTTCCAACTTGCACGGTTGGAGCACCTCGATCTCAGTGACAACCTCTTCAAGG CTTATCAAATCTGGCGAGCTTGGAATACCTCTCTTGCTGAAGTGAACATCTCTGCAAGCAAAGAGTGGGGTGAAGCTGTTGGCAGTCTATCCAAGCTTCAACAACTGAGCATGTCTGACTGTGGGCTTGGAGGACAAATTCCCAATTCCCTTCTCAACCTCACCTCTCTGCTTCATCTGGATCTATCAGAGAACTATTTGTCAGCACATATACCAGCTTGGTTTGAAAATGTGACTGGGCGCTTGCTCTCTCTTGATCTCTCTTGGAATAAGAATCTTGGAGGAGACATTTCTTTCATTGGACAACGAAAGTCTTCTTTGTCACTAACCAGCATTGGTCTTTCAATGACAGCCATCAAGGGCCGAATTCCATCTGCTATATTGAATATCTCATGCTTGGAGCATCTTCGTCTTTCATATACCAgaattgaaggtgagattccagCTTCTATAGAGAATTTGTTGTCcttgcaaagtcttgatctatcAGATACCAGAATTGAAGGTGTGATTCCATCTGCTATAGGGAATGTGTCGTCCTTGAAGAGTCTTTATCTGTGTGATATCTCTATTGAAGGTGAGTTTCCTGTCTCCATACTCAATCTCTCTAAACTTGTTGAATTGGACCTGTCCTACAACATGTTAACTGGGGTAATCCCAGCTTCATTGGACTCACTTTCTTCCCTTGTTAGTCTTGAACTTTATGCCAACGAATTGAATGGTACGATTCCATCTACAATTTCAAATCTTGTTAACTTAAGAAGAATTTCGCTCCACTCCAATAGTTTAAGCGGCCTCATTTCCCTTTCTGTATTCGACAATCTCACTAGACTTATGAGCTGTATCTTTCTTACAATCAGTTAA